A genomic window from Sphingobacterium sp. BN32 includes:
- a CDS encoding lysoplasmalogenase, whose amino-acid sequence MKKAIPHIVYFLLFAVHLYSIAEDLSTLRMLTKPLICVILIAYVWSATGLKTTFQKLIAAGLFFGWLGDIFLMLPNKFLFGLAAFLIGHILYVIAFILQTSAFALSRDKLYILVAGFLAVYSYYFYTILAPSLGVEKYPVIAYIIVIALMGFFSYTRKQQTNTSSFLLIFLGALLFIISDSILAANKFVAYIANSGLMIMCTYMLAQYAITLGSVLDNQKDKQTSYTNARRNISHR is encoded by the coding sequence TTGAAGAAAGCTATTCCTCATATCGTCTATTTTCTGCTATTCGCTGTACATTTATACAGCATAGCAGAAGATCTATCGACGCTGAGAATGCTTACTAAACCATTGATTTGTGTCATCTTAATCGCCTACGTCTGGTCTGCTACAGGTTTAAAAACTACTTTCCAAAAACTCATTGCCGCTGGTTTATTCTTCGGCTGGCTAGGCGACATTTTCCTGATGTTGCCCAATAAGTTCTTATTCGGATTGGCAGCATTTCTGATCGGACATATTTTGTATGTCATCGCTTTCATCTTGCAGACCTCTGCGTTTGCATTGAGCCGTGATAAACTATACATCTTAGTTGCCGGTTTCTTAGCCGTTTACTCTTATTATTTCTATACGATTCTAGCGCCTAGCCTTGGCGTAGAAAAGTACCCCGTAATTGCCTACATTATCGTTATTGCATTAATGGGGTTCTTTTCCTACACGAGGAAGCAGCAAACCAATACAAGCAGCTTCTTGTTGATATTCCTTGGTGCATTACTGTTCATTATCTCCGATTCTATACTTGCTGCCAACAAATTTGTCGCTTATATCGCCAACTCTGGTCTGATGATTATGTGCACCTATATGCTTGCCCAATATGCCATTACTTTAGGCAGCGTTTTGGATAATCAGAAGGACAAACAGACATCTTACACAAACGCTCGTCGCAACATCTCACATCGCTAG
- a CDS encoding efflux RND transporter periplasmic adaptor subunit — MKYIESIYKALLMFFFTIMVSCQTNEPKDQQTITQDAVDESLVKLTDAQLKNAAIETMSISNQSISQILRINGKIDVPPQNMQSVSAALGGYLKNTDLIAGKPVSKGQVIAIIENPEFIKLQQDYLTAKSKYQFAELDFNRQKTLNESKASSDKVMQLAKAEMDNQQIQMNAIAQSLRLVNINPAQVTADRISKSAPLYSSISGYVSKINVNIGKYVAASDVLFELVNPDRVYLNLSVFEKDLQKLTIGQRLSAYSNSEPDKRYDGTIQLVSRSIDEQGMAMVQCALNASDKRLVPGTYMNAEIAVSTSFEDAVPEESVVNFEGKNYLFVQESKLAYRLVPVEIGLEENGYVQVKNAAELIGKNIVIKNAYTLLMKLKNTEGEE; from the coding sequence ATGAAATATATAGAATCAATTTATAAAGCCTTGCTGATGTTCTTTTTTACTATCATGGTTTCTTGTCAAACGAATGAACCAAAAGATCAGCAAACTATAACACAAGATGCTGTAGACGAAAGTTTAGTCAAATTGACTGACGCGCAGCTAAAGAATGCGGCGATAGAGACGATGAGCATATCGAATCAATCTATTTCGCAGATACTGCGCATCAACGGAAAAATTGATGTTCCGCCTCAGAATATGCAGTCTGTCAGCGCGGCATTGGGGGGCTACCTGAAAAATACAGACCTCATTGCGGGTAAACCTGTTTCGAAAGGACAAGTAATCGCAATTATCGAAAACCCGGAATTCATTAAGCTTCAACAGGATTATTTGACTGCCAAGTCCAAATATCAATTTGCCGAGCTCGACTTTAACAGACAAAAGACCCTAAATGAATCGAAGGCAAGCAGTGACAAGGTAATGCAATTGGCAAAGGCTGAGATGGATAATCAACAGATACAAATGAATGCAATTGCACAGTCTTTACGTTTGGTCAACATCAATCCTGCACAGGTTACTGCTGATCGAATCAGTAAGAGTGCGCCACTTTACAGCAGCATAAGCGGTTATGTGAGTAAGATCAATGTGAATATTGGCAAATACGTGGCAGCCTCCGACGTGCTATTTGAGTTGGTAAATCCGGATCGGGTTTACCTGAACTTATCTGTGTTCGAGAAGGACTTGCAGAAGCTCACGATTGGACAGCGTCTATCGGCTTACAGCAATAGCGAGCCGGATAAGCGCTATGACGGAACTATACAACTAGTCAGTAGAAGTATCGATGAACAGGGGATGGCCATGGTTCAATGCGCATTGAATGCTAGCGACAAGAGACTAGTTCCTGGTACTTATATGAATGCTGAAATTGCCGTTTCAACATCTTTTGAAGATGCGGTACCCGAGGAGAGCGTTGTAAATTTTGAGGGTAAGAACTATCTGTTTGTTCAGGAATCGAAACTAGCTTATCGTCTTGTTCCTGTTGAAATCGGTCTTGAAGAAAATGGGTATGTGCAAGTGAAGAATGCTGCTGAATTAATAGGGAAGAATATTGTGATTAAGAATGCATATACACTGTTGATGAAGCTAAAGAATACAGAGGGTGAAGAGTAG
- a CDS encoding Lrp/AsnC family transcriptional regulator: protein MNNINKPDDFDVNILKVLERDGRIAYSAIATELGVSNTMIHQRINRLTEQGILEGVRPVLNEKALGYDWGAFTGISLEKDGDSKRVIEELQKIPEVTECYYITGNYTLYIKLIAKNHEHMRQLLYEKIDNIPGIAKTDSIIELGCAFKRNVIL from the coding sequence ATGAACAACATAAATAAACCAGATGATTTCGATGTAAATATCTTGAAGGTTTTGGAGCGTGATGGTCGCATTGCGTACTCCGCTATTGCGACAGAATTAGGCGTTTCGAATACGATGATTCATCAAAGAATCAATAGATTGACCGAACAAGGAATTTTGGAAGGTGTAAGACCGGTGCTGAATGAAAAGGCTTTAGGCTATGATTGGGGCGCCTTTACGGGAATAAGCCTGGAAAAAGATGGTGACTCGAAGCGGGTTATTGAAGAACTTCAGAAAATTCCCGAGGTCACAGAATGCTACTATATCACCGGGAATTATACCCTATATATTAAGCTCATCGCTAAAAATCACGAGCATATGCGCCAGTTGCTATATGAAAAAATCGATAATATACCTGGCATTGCGAAGACAGATTCTATTATCGAATTGGGCTGTGCATTTAAGCGTAATGTTATTCTTTAA
- a CDS encoding biliverdin-producing heme oxygenase has product MSLSEQLKAETLNSHKQVEKLVIDQIKNINSEEDYAVLLEKFYTFYQGVEELSFPFLEANETAQKLCNKRSPTILQDFKELQIEQAFSKASDNNMPVPRNYAEALVALYVLEGSSLGGPYIAKMLEKKGIQRGLNFFKGDQADFMNHWQQFKNLLNDVPDTADYQHLVNFSNAVFSGFGQILDKGYQPTQ; this is encoded by the coding sequence ATGAGCCTTTCTGAACAACTCAAAGCGGAGACTTTAAATTCCCATAAACAAGTAGAAAAGCTTGTTATCGATCAAATAAAAAATATCAACAGCGAGGAAGATTACGCTGTATTATTAGAAAAATTCTATACGTTTTATCAAGGAGTAGAGGAATTAAGCTTTCCGTTTCTTGAAGCGAACGAAACTGCCCAGAAGCTTTGCAACAAAAGATCCCCGACGATCCTGCAAGACTTTAAGGAATTACAGATAGAACAAGCCTTTAGCAAAGCGAGCGACAACAACATGCCAGTTCCCCGCAACTATGCAGAAGCGCTGGTAGCACTGTATGTATTAGAAGGCTCGTCGCTGGGCGGTCCTTACATTGCTAAAATGCTTGAGAAAAAAGGCATACAACGCGGCCTTAACTTTTTCAAAGGCGATCAGGCTGACTTTATGAATCATTGGCAGCAATTTAAAAATTTACTCAATGATGTTCCGGATACTGCAGACTACCAGCATCTTGTCAATTTCAGCAATGCCGTGTTTAGCGGATTCGGACAAATCTTAGACAAAGGTTATCAGCCCACGCAATAA
- a CDS encoding ATP-binding protein: MIIDAKKCEDEKIHLLGLIQPIGFLVIIDREQRILAHSDIPATALCVYKTTEIVGKRVPDVIADEWQELNLQLDSALKLIEKQNTLRFSEEIVLGETAFYISLYGVNNLFHLEFELKPNYKSAQNLSFNSHLNTLSRSTETLWQELSRIVSELLPYDRIMVYKFNEDSSGIVVAETVADEKLERYLGFNYPEFDIPKQARELYSKNHLRFIVDATADPTTLKTAENREFDLQQVAIRSLSPIHLQYLQNAGFKSSLSISIMVMGKLWGLVCCQHPEALHVDLQQRNLALTATHYAAARFQHLKNEERLEYIEDALNLEIKIKETILLKNNVYQQLKVYSSDLNEFMKSEGFALLQDNDIYTYGLTPPRLQIAKFVEALRKHRPSLYLSNHHHADSLAGVDISFKDFPGIAYLPIIGPAGFQLIWFRQEIETIKKWAGKPEKNYSFDEKSNSTVPSPRTSFDVWMEQVKGTSAKWTFRESYFIQRLRDLLQETLLKKASEISNLNEQLIEMNNALDTYSYTISHDLKNPLSAIKLSGEFLRSKDNVPDQMRKRMTTNILEGVETIVNMLDKIHEFTKANVFNYEPELINTDKFIDEIVTHSKDRFSTERTTVFCKNLLPVYGEKTLIYQLFLNIIGNAIKYSAKSEQPHVEIQSYVENNGVMYIITDNGIGMEKEELDSIYEIFKRMSNSAGFDGSGVGMAIVKRIVDKLGIKISIQSNVGVGTEVYLYFPNH, translated from the coding sequence ATGATTATTGATGCCAAAAAATGCGAGGATGAGAAAATTCATCTTCTTGGACTTATTCAGCCTATCGGTTTTTTAGTCATTATTGATCGAGAACAGCGTATCTTGGCTCATAGCGACATCCCGGCGACCGCCCTATGCGTTTATAAGACCACTGAAATCGTCGGCAAAAGAGTACCCGACGTCATTGCTGATGAATGGCAGGAGTTAAATCTACAGTTGGATAGTGCACTAAAGCTTATTGAGAAACAGAACACCCTTCGATTCTCAGAAGAAATAGTATTAGGCGAGACCGCATTTTATATCTCTCTATATGGCGTGAATAATCTTTTCCATTTGGAATTCGAGCTCAAGCCCAACTATAAATCCGCTCAAAACCTATCCTTTAATAGTCATCTGAATACGCTATCGCGTTCCACGGAAACCTTGTGGCAAGAACTTTCAAGAATTGTCAGCGAGCTTCTGCCCTACGACCGGATTATGGTCTATAAATTTAATGAAGACAGCAGCGGGATTGTTGTAGCAGAAACCGTGGCTGATGAAAAACTAGAGCGATACTTGGGGTTTAACTATCCCGAATTCGACATCCCTAAACAGGCTCGCGAGCTATACAGTAAAAACCATCTTCGATTTATCGTCGATGCGACAGCGGATCCTACCACATTGAAAACAGCAGAAAACAGAGAGTTTGACCTACAGCAAGTTGCTATTCGTTCGCTCTCCCCTATCCACCTACAATACTTGCAAAATGCAGGCTTCAAATCCAGCTTAAGTATCTCCATTATGGTGATGGGAAAACTATGGGGATTAGTTTGCTGTCAACATCCCGAAGCGCTACATGTTGATCTGCAGCAGCGAAATCTGGCCTTAACAGCAACACATTACGCAGCAGCGCGCTTTCAGCACTTAAAAAATGAAGAGCGGCTGGAATATATAGAAGATGCCCTCAACCTGGAAATCAAGATTAAGGAGACGATTTTGTTGAAGAACAATGTTTATCAACAATTGAAAGTGTACAGCTCCGATCTGAACGAATTTATGAAGAGCGAAGGCTTTGCTTTGCTCCAGGATAACGATATATATACCTACGGTCTGACCCCGCCACGCTTGCAAATCGCTAAATTTGTTGAAGCACTCAGGAAGCATCGACCGAGTCTATATCTATCCAATCATCATCATGCTGATTCACTAGCCGGTGTAGATATTAGCTTTAAAGATTTTCCGGGGATTGCCTACCTACCTATCATAGGGCCGGCCGGGTTTCAACTTATCTGGTTTAGGCAGGAAATTGAAACCATAAAGAAATGGGCAGGAAAGCCAGAAAAGAATTATAGCTTTGACGAAAAATCAAACAGTACTGTCCCTTCACCTCGAACCTCATTCGATGTTTGGATGGAACAAGTAAAAGGTACCTCTGCAAAATGGACCTTTCGCGAGTCCTATTTTATCCAACGTTTGCGAGATCTGTTACAAGAAACGCTACTTAAAAAAGCATCGGAAATATCAAACCTGAATGAGCAACTGATCGAGATGAATAATGCTTTAGACACTTATTCCTACACGATTAGTCATGACTTAAAAAATCCGCTATCGGCAATAAAACTCTCCGGCGAGTTCCTACGCAGTAAGGATAATGTGCCTGATCAAATGAGAAAACGCATGACAACCAACATTCTTGAAGGTGTGGAAACTATTGTCAACATGTTGGATAAGATTCATGAATTCACGAAAGCAAATGTCTTTAATTATGAACCGGAACTCATCAACACAGATAAGTTTATTGATGAGATCGTCACGCATAGCAAAGACCGTTTCTCAACCGAAAGAACGACCGTTTTCTGTAAAAACTTGTTACCTGTTTATGGTGAAAAGACCTTGATCTATCAGCTCTTTCTCAATATTATCGGCAATGCGATCAAGTATTCTGCAAAATCGGAGCAGCCGCACGTAGAAATCCAATCCTACGTAGAAAATAACGGCGTAATGTATATCATTACAGACAACGGTATCGGAATGGAAAAAGAAGAACTGGACTCGATCTACGAAATCTTTAAGCGCATGTCAAATTCAGCAGGATTTGACGGTTCTGGAGTAGGTATGGCGATCGTGAAGCGAATCGTCGATAAATTAGGCATCAAGATTTCCATTCAAAGTAACGTAGGCGTCGGTACTGAAGTGTATCTCTATTTCCCAAATCACTAG
- a CDS encoding amino acid permease → MQENQDKELKRGLSNRHIQLIALGGAIGTGLFLGVGQAAILAGPSVILGYAIAGLVAFFIMRQLGEMVVEEPISGSFSSFANKYWGPFAGFASGWNYWILYILVSMAELTAIGKYVQFWWPEIPLWASSLFFFFVINAINLASVKVYGETEFWFSIVKVLAIIAMIIFGSYLLISGNGGERATVANLYNDGGFLPKGWLEFDGAGGYQGLLAALVIIMFSFGGLELVGITAAEAEHPEKNIPKATNQVLWRILVFYVGALFILFSLMPWRSITADTSPFVEVFATLKGFEFQLFGQTFYFTTIIANALNIIVLTAALSVYNSCVYSNSRMLYGLAEQGNAPKFLKKLNKNHSPVNAILVSAAIVAVTVIINKVIPKEALGILMSLVVSALVINWIMITLTHMFFRNKKDQQGIKTKFPTIFYPLSNYFSLIFLVGVLVMMWFTGLKISVELIPLWILILFISYKLVERNKAKQARL, encoded by the coding sequence GTGCAAGAAAATCAGGACAAAGAACTTAAAAGAGGCTTAAGCAATCGTCATATCCAGCTTATCGCCTTAGGCGGCGCTATTGGTACAGGTTTATTCTTAGGCGTTGGCCAGGCAGCAATTCTTGCTGGCCCCTCCGTTATTTTGGGCTATGCAATAGCTGGCTTAGTCGCCTTTTTCATTATGCGCCAGCTTGGTGAAATGGTGGTTGAAGAACCAATATCAGGTAGCTTCAGTTCATTTGCAAACAAATACTGGGGTCCCTTCGCTGGCTTTGCTTCCGGTTGGAACTATTGGATTCTCTATATTTTGGTGAGCATGGCAGAACTGACCGCTATCGGCAAGTATGTGCAGTTCTGGTGGCCCGAGATCCCTTTGTGGGCATCCTCACTTTTCTTTTTCTTCGTTATCAACGCAATCAACCTAGCCTCGGTGAAGGTCTATGGAGAAACCGAGTTTTGGTTTTCTATCGTTAAAGTACTAGCTATTATTGCGATGATTATCTTCGGTAGCTACCTGCTTATTTCAGGAAATGGTGGTGAGCGAGCAACCGTCGCGAACCTATACAACGATGGTGGTTTTCTCCCCAAAGGCTGGTTGGAATTCGATGGTGCGGGAGGCTATCAAGGTTTACTCGCCGCACTGGTCATCATTATGTTCTCCTTTGGTGGATTAGAGCTTGTCGGTATCACAGCCGCAGAGGCCGAGCATCCGGAAAAGAACATACCAAAAGCAACCAATCAAGTGCTATGGCGTATTCTAGTATTCTACGTTGGTGCACTTTTCATCTTGTTTTCGTTGATGCCATGGCGCTCTATAACTGCCGATACCAGTCCATTTGTCGAGGTATTTGCAACCCTTAAGGGCTTTGAATTTCAACTTTTCGGACAGACCTTCTATTTCACTACGATCATTGCGAATGCCTTAAATATTATCGTTTTGACGGCAGCCCTGTCTGTTTACAATAGCTGTGTGTATAGTAATTCTCGCATGTTATATGGCTTGGCAGAACAAGGAAATGCACCAAAGTTTCTGAAAAAACTGAATAAGAATCACTCGCCTGTCAATGCGATTCTCGTATCGGCGGCAATCGTCGCAGTCACTGTCATTATCAACAAGGTAATTCCGAAAGAAGCATTAGGGATCCTGATGTCATTGGTAGTATCTGCATTAGTGATTAACTGGATCATGATTACCCTGACGCATATGTTCTTCCGTAACAAGAAGGATCAACAGGGCATCAAGACAAAATTCCCAACGATATTTTACCCCTTGAGCAACTACTTCAGCTTGATCTTTTTAGTTGGCGTCCTGGTCATGATGTGGTTTACCGGTTTGAAAATCTCCGTTGAGCTTATTCCGCTATGGATCCTCATCTTATTCATCAGCTACAAACTCGTTGAACGCAATAAAGCAAAGCAAGCTAGGCTGTAA
- a CDS encoding CusA/CzcA family heavy metal efflux RND transporter has product MLTKIIEFSIRNKLIIALLVFGLIGVGAYQVTKLPIDAVPDITNNQVQVITVAPSFGASDIERLITFPIEQANSNIAGRKEIRSFSRFGLSLVTIVFEDDVDIYWARQQVAERLQKVQQEIPQGIGTPELGPISTGLGEIFQYVVRPKEGYEQKYDVTELRTIQDWIIRRQLLSVKGVAEVSSFGGKLKQYEIAVNTDKLNAFGISINDVFNAVNDNNQNTGGAYIEKGPTVLYIRSEGLVASVSDIEQIAIRRLGQNPLFLRDVAEVKIGHATRYGAMTYNDMGEVSGAVVMMLKGANSSEVIAAVKAKVAEIQKTLPEGVVLEPFLDRTKMVDNAISTVETNLLEGALIVVFVLVIFLGNLRAGLLVASVIPLAMLFAVCMMNLFGVSGNLMSLGALDFGLIIDGAVIIVEAVMHQLTLHPKYRNMLKIPGKEMDAVVSESAGRMMNSAVFGQLIILIVYLPILTLQGIEGKMFKPMAETVAFALFGAFLLSLTYIPMMSAILLRKRSLKPSFSDRMMKKLEGIYLKSLLKVLRFPKTVFTIVTVLFIAALFILSRMGGEFIPSLEEGDFAVDTRVLPGSNLQTTVESTQKASHILLTRFPEVEKVVTKIGSGEVPTDPMPMEASDMMVILKDKKDWVSAKTFPALAEKMSTALADVPGITVGFQYPVQMRFNELMTGARQDVVLKIFGEDFEILTEQAMQVGKLVESVAGTQNLYIEPIAGLSQVVVKYNRPLIAQYGLSISEVNRVVNAAFAGQQAGMLFEGEKRFDMVVRLDAAHRMNLNQIRQLLIPTAAGVQIPLSQLANVDIVEGPNQIQRENAQRRIVIGFNISGRDVQSIVEELKTKVEQHIKLPPGYTITYGGSFENLNHAKQRLMIAVPVALALIFILLFLAFKSIRESILIYTAIPLSIIGGVFLLALRGMPFSISAGIGFIALFGVAVLNGIVLISEFNRLRKQGLKNIVRIVIDGGESRLRPVLMTAFVASFGFIPMALSNGAGAEVQRPLATVVIGGLLIATLLTLFVLPLLFVTLGKGFKSRKLKSHHKAIVMLLLGILSLTNVQGQTPISLDQALKIASESNGQLQNSKLRSEYAKALIRSSSADIPQLSISSEFGQINSSNKDLKFSASQSFAFPTVYKQLKDLYRENWRESALQVELTAFGLQREVSLTYYELQYWTEKALILEEINKLYTDFLQKSILREQSGESNVLERATAINQQSAILVQQEQVKLAIKTLESRLQWLLNSDIVYMPDNKERKLQLSSIDSLHPVLQVLAQKQIVSAKQTDAERMKLLPELQLGYNLNSFKGIGVDGKYYGMTPQFQSVQIGFSLPVFSSGQKARIQAAKVAERIATNEYEQMDRGLKIQREGLVQSYNNNLAIVTRFEQIDLSNAQLILETANRQFLSGEINYLEFVLLLNQYVAVKSGYVDALWRLNENTIQILYQQLEQ; this is encoded by the coding sequence ATGCTTACAAAGATTATTGAGTTCTCCATACGGAATAAACTCATCATAGCATTATTGGTTTTTGGGCTCATTGGAGTCGGTGCTTATCAGGTAACCAAGTTGCCTATAGACGCCGTTCCTGATATTACCAATAACCAAGTGCAAGTTATTACAGTTGCGCCGTCTTTCGGTGCATCTGATATTGAACGTCTCATCACATTTCCTATTGAGCAGGCGAACAGCAATATTGCGGGCCGAAAAGAGATTCGCAGTTTTTCCAGGTTCGGTCTATCCTTGGTTACTATTGTATTTGAAGATGATGTGGATATCTACTGGGCGCGACAGCAAGTTGCTGAGCGTTTGCAGAAGGTACAACAGGAAATACCGCAAGGAATAGGAACGCCGGAGTTGGGGCCTATCTCTACGGGATTAGGCGAGATTTTTCAGTATGTGGTTCGTCCGAAAGAGGGCTATGAACAGAAATATGATGTGACTGAGCTTCGAACCATCCAAGATTGGATTATCCGTCGGCAGCTGCTTTCAGTGAAGGGTGTTGCTGAGGTGAGCAGTTTTGGCGGTAAGTTGAAACAATACGAGATTGCGGTCAATACGGACAAATTAAATGCATTCGGTATTAGCATCAATGATGTCTTCAATGCGGTAAATGATAATAACCAGAATACTGGCGGTGCCTATATTGAAAAAGGACCTACCGTGCTCTATATCCGAAGTGAGGGCTTGGTGGCTTCAGTTTCGGATATCGAGCAGATTGCTATCCGTCGTTTGGGTCAAAATCCGCTTTTTCTTCGAGATGTAGCCGAGGTAAAAATCGGGCATGCCACGCGCTATGGAGCGATGACTTACAACGATATGGGCGAAGTGTCTGGTGCTGTGGTTATGATGCTGAAAGGGGCGAATAGCAGTGAGGTCATCGCTGCGGTAAAGGCAAAGGTTGCTGAGATTCAAAAAACGCTACCCGAAGGGGTTGTTCTTGAGCCTTTTCTTGATCGCACCAAGATGGTAGACAATGCGATCAGCACTGTAGAGACGAACCTTTTAGAAGGAGCGTTAATTGTTGTTTTCGTGCTGGTAATCTTCCTTGGCAACTTGCGAGCCGGCCTATTGGTTGCTTCCGTCATTCCGCTGGCGATGCTCTTCGCCGTTTGTATGATGAATCTTTTTGGGGTGAGTGGAAATTTGATGAGTTTGGGGGCATTAGACTTTGGGTTGATCATAGACGGAGCCGTTATTATTGTCGAGGCAGTTATGCATCAACTAACGCTGCATCCGAAGTATCGTAATATGCTTAAGATTCCTGGAAAGGAAATGGATGCTGTCGTAAGTGAATCGGCAGGAAGAATGATGAATAGTGCGGTTTTTGGGCAATTAATCATTCTAATTGTTTATCTCCCTATTTTAACGCTTCAGGGTATTGAGGGTAAGATGTTCAAGCCAATGGCCGAGACCGTGGCATTTGCATTATTTGGCGCCTTCCTACTTTCGCTTACCTACATACCGATGATGAGTGCTATTCTTCTGCGCAAGCGCAGTCTGAAGCCTTCCTTTTCGGATCGGATGATGAAGAAACTCGAAGGCATTTACTTAAAGAGCTTGTTGAAAGTGTTGAGATTTCCTAAGACAGTTTTCACAATCGTTACGGTGTTATTTATCGCTGCCTTGTTCATACTTAGTCGGATGGGAGGGGAGTTTATTCCTTCGCTAGAAGAAGGAGACTTTGCTGTCGATACGCGTGTGCTACCTGGCAGTAATCTGCAGACTACGGTTGAAAGCACGCAGAAGGCCTCGCATATTCTACTGACTCGATTTCCTGAAGTTGAAAAAGTCGTTACCAAAATTGGTAGTGGAGAGGTTCCTACAGACCCTATGCCCATGGAAGCATCGGACATGATGGTTATTTTGAAGGACAAAAAGGATTGGGTTTCAGCAAAGACTTTTCCAGCCCTTGCCGAGAAGATGTCTACCGCATTAGCCGATGTGCCCGGTATTACCGTTGGTTTTCAATATCCCGTACAGATGCGTTTCAACGAGTTGATGACAGGGGCGCGTCAGGATGTAGTACTCAAGATTTTTGGTGAAGACTTTGAAATATTAACGGAGCAGGCGATGCAGGTTGGTAAGTTGGTGGAGAGCGTAGCGGGGACACAGAATTTATATATCGAGCCGATTGCAGGTTTATCGCAGGTGGTGGTAAAATATAACCGTCCTCTCATTGCGCAGTATGGTTTATCAATTTCAGAGGTGAATAGAGTGGTCAACGCGGCATTTGCCGGGCAACAAGCCGGGATGCTGTTCGAAGGGGAGAAGCGCTTTGATATGGTGGTTCGTCTGGATGCAGCGCATCGTATGAATTTGAATCAGATCCGGCAGCTGTTGATTCCTACGGCTGCAGGAGTCCAAATTCCATTGTCCCAATTGGCAAACGTCGATATCGTGGAAGGTCCGAATCAGATTCAACGGGAGAATGCCCAGCGTCGTATCGTCATCGGCTTTAACATTAGTGGTCGAGATGTGCAAAGTATTGTGGAAGAGTTGAAAACAAAAGTAGAACAGCATATCAAACTTCCCCCGGGTTATACCATAACCTATGGAGGGTCATTCGAGAATTTAAACCATGCGAAGCAACGCTTGATGATCGCGGTTCCTGTAGCCTTAGCCTTGATCTTTATCCTGTTATTCCTGGCATTTAAATCGATTAGAGAAAGTATACTCATCTATACGGCTATCCCTTTATCGATTATTGGAGGTGTCTTTCTATTGGCCCTTCGGGGGATGCCATTTAGTATTAGCGCAGGCATAGGTTTCATTGCGCTATTTGGTGTTGCAGTATTGAATGGAATTGTATTGATCTCAGAATTTAATCGACTTCGAAAACAGGGATTAAAGAATATCGTTCGCATTGTCATTGATGGCGGAGAAAGTCGTCTGCGACCTGTGTTGATGACCGCATTTGTAGCTTCCTTCGGCTTTATACCGATGGCATTGAGTAATGGTGCTGGTGCTGAAGTTCAACGTCCTTTAGCCACTGTAGTTATTGGAGGACTGTTAATTGCTACGCTATTGACTTTATTTGTTTTGCCTCTGCTCTTTGTGACACTGGGAAAGGGATTCAAATCGAGGAAGCTGAAGAGTCATCACAAAGCTATCGTCATGCTTTTGTTGGGGATATTATCTCTTACTAATGTGCAGGGACAGACGCCAATTAGTTTGGACCAAGCCTTAAAAATAGCATCCGAAAGCAATGGACAATTGCAGAATTCCAAATTAAGATCGGAGTATGCCAAAGCGTTGATTCGTAGTTCTTCGGCAGATATCCCGCAATTATCAATCAGTTCGGAATTCGGGCAAATCAATTCTTCGAACAAGGACCTGAAGTTCTCTGCATCTCAAAGTTTTGCATTTCCGACGGTATATAAGCAGTTAAAAGATCTTTATCGTGAAAATTGGAGGGAGTCTGCGCTGCAAGTAGAGTTAACCGCATTTGGATTGCAACGGGAAGTCAGCTTAACCTATTATGAATTGCAATATTGGACGGAGAAAGCACTGATTTTAGAAGAAATCAATAAGCTATATACGGATTTCTTGCAGAAATCCATATTGCGGGAGCAATCCGGAGAGTCGAATGTTTTGGAGCGTGCGACAGCGATTAATCAGCAATCGGCTATTCTTGTGCAACAGGAGCAGGTTAAGTTAGCGATTAAGACCTTGGAGTCGCGATTGCAGTGGCTGTTAAATTCTGATATCGTTTACATGCCGGACAACAAAGAGCGTAAGCTGCAGCTTTCCAGCATTGATTCTTTGCACCCAGTACTACAGGTTTTAGCTCAAAAGCAGATTGTGAGTGCGAAACAGACAGATGCGGAACGGATGAAGTTACTTCCGGAACTGCAGTTAGGCTATAATCTGAACAGTTTTAAGGGGATTGGCGTCGATGGTAAATATTATGGTATGACGCCTCAGTTTCAATCCGTTCAAATCGGTTTCTCCCTGCCTGTCTTTTCCTCCGGGCAAAAAGCGCGCATTCAAGCAGCAAAAGTCGCCGAGCGAATTGCTACGAATGAGTACGAGCAGATGGACCGGGGCTTAAAAATCCAACGCGAGGGTCTGGTGCAATCTTATAATAATAACCTAGCTATCGTGACTCGTTTTGAGCAAATTGATTTAAGCAATGCCCAATTAATTTTAGAAACGGCGAATCGACAATTTTTATCCGGCGAAATCAATTATTTGGAATTTGTGCTGCTGCTGAATCAATATGTGGCGGTGAAAAGTGGATATGTGGATGCCTTATGGCGCTTAAATGAAAATACAATTCAAATATTATATCAACAACTAGAGCAATAA